One Nicotiana tomentosiformis chromosome 1, ASM39032v3, whole genome shotgun sequence genomic window, TCACTAGTGGGACCTTCGAAGACACAAGACTTCCAGTTTTCCAATTCATattcttcgcattcaaacactggggggaacgatatgagaatacggcaacaatgactgccacgtcaaccGAGAACAAATATCTGGGAACAAaatgcatcatcgggaccggggactacgcagccagccccgtagaaacaagttgtacaagattgcctcaagtaatggcaatttcttttctgcatagcaaaatgcttttgtaatttcttaaaatagaaggaataaaataaaatccttttgcttttatcttgtttcttgtctgagcgATGAGCTgattttaaaatttgaaagttaaacaagtacttcaaatgttagtgccgtaatggaacatgagacatcctcttcaagagcactgtaaacataagagggccctctcttataaaaatccTCACGTTAAAGCGTTGGTTCTAGAAgaatcaatacccgaaatccaaaatgccatcgggaaaaaatacacccgaagtcgcatatgaaaaggacgcaaaaagcaaacttgcgcaaatattcatagaaaccctcacttaaaagggaaacttgcacaaatattcacagaaaccctcacgtaaaagggaaacTTGCGGAAAAATTCAtaaaaactgtcacgacccaaaatcccaccacaggcgtcgtgatggaacttagtctctaagacttggtaagtcgattacaattacatttagccttttttttaaaaatagataatcgaaatccacaacgaaaataattataacaacctcccaagactggtaatactaagtcacaaactctaaatgaatacatgcaatgatctcaaggatcgaatatataatactgttcgaataagagttgacaatgcaataaaatggaaagactccaagggattgtgacgaccaagcaactctaccttaaatccttgtgATCAAACTCTAACCTctgtccgaatctgatatctccaatacctggctctacacaaaaatatgcaaaagtatagtatgagtataccacagtcggtactcaataagtatcaagactaacctcggtggaatagtgacgagatatagtcaagacactcactagtcatttaacctgtgcaatatagtaataTACAAGTATAAATAGCAGTGACGGCAACAAAGATCAATCAGGGATatgaacaacaaggcaacaaggcaacaaggcaacaagaacaccataaatattgctcaaatgaataaggaacacaagtgtaaccaattaatcaagtccttcaaatataagcCTTTCAAATGTAAGTCTTTCAAATacaaatctttcacatataagtttttcaaataaaaatctttcgaatataattctttcaaataaatatctttcgaatataattccttcaaataaatatccttcgagtataattctttcaaataaaagtcactatgtgacacctcatttcataatcatagaaTACGGGTCTCAGTCGCTTTCATATTTTCATAGCACCTCGTGCCTATATCTCTattacaaccgcacggacaactcatgtaccaaaatatcaatgtatataagatccagaggatcaatttattttcaatagatTAAGTTTATTTTCAAtacaatttttaaaccaagtaagaaatcaacaaagaaatgagtttatttttgaactcgtttgggtgaaaataatgacatttcaattaaaatgaagcatccgatAGCTAccaatttggatgtaaaatttatcaaattaaaatataatagcaaatttcttttattcaaaacaactcaaatctcgaaaatcAGTAAAAAAACCAGAAACACAAATCCTTAGAGTCTCGTACAAAGAGCCaaagacaacacaatacaataaagaatacaaaatacataataaaatcaaataatatatTACAGAAGATCACAATAATTTACATatcacgaaaaaataaaataaccaaaggcaagtgcagccatagagaaatatcaacaaagggcactcccgaggtaccgcctcgtagattcaaatcataaataaatttcaatctttccttatatcaccgcgggagccttcacatttagttttttaaaactcatttttcccgaaatagcatcccgcattttagcccaccttatcacaccgcatgacttctagtagttcccttactagccatgcgtatcaagcccaccttatctcaccgcatgtgttttaacaccctgaccttatatcactgcatgcgtatcaatatcacaatatttcacaaatcacacctcaagatcccaaatatcacagcataacacaacttgcagctcaagtgctcaaatatcacaacatattataaattgtacctcaagtgctcaaatatcaccacatattacaaattgcacctcaagtgctcaaatatcacaacatatcacaaattgcacatcaagtgctcaaatatcaaaacatatcacaaattgcatcTCAActtctcaaatattacaacttgccacataaatcaacaatacattatttttcacaataaggagcccatagttcgatcataatgtgcacaaaaatcttaacaaaaatatccgggagtgaacaactcaacaggataatatttcacaatttaacacgttttctcaatatgatttacggcctttataactcaataccaatttcagcAACATGAATTGGAAAGTAATTAatcaaggaacaacgccttctttaatctaaagtttttggcaaatagattaatgcctccttttaaatttatttaataaattatttgcaaatgaataatccataatgaaattatctctAGAAAATATCAACTCAATAAAAACACAGGATTCAcgtaaaaatcaaggtggcaatcacatcaaattatcatataaaaacaaaatcaacaaccaaggattgaggcatggcaaatagaggaTTTAGTAAGTGCCaacaaatttccaatttaatatttaagagtgtctaagaattttaaccggtataatttgcacatataatccaagtacgtattcgtcacctcgcgtacacggtttttcacatttcacaaatggcacatacgactcaatgcccatggggtaattccctcactcaaggttaggcaagatacttacctttttgaaattatgccaatattccaaaatagccttcttgctatAATTGACCTCTGTATAacttaaatctatccaaattgattgtataacttcattaaaattcatcggaaatgaTTCCGGATAAacatcaacttaaaattttacattaaaaagtcaaccaaaagtcaacgcagggcctgcctcttggaacccgacataatctttacgaaatccgaacacacatttcgatacgagttcaatcataccaaatttcgaaacgaatcgacctccaaatcttaaaatttagtttttgaaagattttgcaaaaatctcattttattccaattgattcactaataaaagatgaaaataatcatggaatcatgaaatataatgaaagccgagtaggaaacacttaccccaatccatttgGTGAAAATTCTATGGATaacaatcgcccaaatccgagttccctagctccaaaattgttgaaatgagctaaaaaaacAAAACTCCTCAATAAAAAAATCCATTTTCCtccactaaaagtccatttttcgtcactaaaagtccatttcccATCACTAAAGGTCAGCACCAGGACCTGCTTGCACCAACAATTtaatatttcactaaaaaggctctaacgccatcatacgaactcggaattcgacgattcttgttcctatgagtcacaaataataataatacgaacctagttgTTCAATGGAAACTAGattcagagctcatttgctcaatgtgataccaattttgctcgttaaataattaattcatatttcgcgctaaaaacccaatcgcgacttgatgaaattagacaaAACATTTCAGATCATTCcaataattcattatcaaactcccggaagtctcgaaatcaaatttcgatctctaaaactaaaaataaacctttggatcattacatgtttatgctcaaaacaccaaactcttcgaaaaactcttccaaaactcatctgagccccatgggaccccaaccaagtataccaacaagtcccataacgtGACACGAACTTAGTTGATGCTTCAATTTACATTAAACAATAGTAAAatatgaatcgcaacccaattcaagcttaatgaaaactaacaaattccaaattttacattcgatgctgaaacctatcaaatcaatccggaatgattccaaattttgcacacgagtcctaaatgacataatagagttGTTTCAATTtctggaatcgaatttcgaccctaatatcaataaattcaactcccggtcaaactttctaaaaatctttcattttttaACTTTCGCAAAATGCGttaaattgtcctacggactttcaaatccatgtccggacatacgcctaagttcgaatcaccatacaaagctcatcaaaattccattcccgAGTCGTTTGCTTAAAAGTCCAACTCTGGTCAACTATTTTCATGTAAGCTTCGAAAAaaggattgttcttccaatttaatcCGAACCTTCCAAAACGAAACTCGACCGTACACACAAttcataataaataatatgtagTTGCTcggggaccttaagtcgctgaacgaaatgttaattctcaaaacgacaagttgTGTCGTTATAAAAAACCTCACGTAAAAGGAATAATACTCTgaaccaaaatgcttcgaagaaaagGCATCTAAGACTATACTTAGTAAAGCACGAATTGAACAACATGTATGGAATACTTGAGCAAATGCAAAAGTTTAAagcttgcatggatattcaaacgaaagtaagactcaaacgataTTTGAACAAAAAGTATGTCTTTATTCACAACAACGTGCCAAAACATTATAAGtacaaaatgagaaaagaaagaaaaagctaaaTTGCAGCGCCTCCGGGactaggaggaagagaagtatccacATTGTCGGGAAGAGTACGTGGTTCCGCAGATGGCTTAACGCTTTCCCCAGTTTGGTCTTTGGCCTCATCGCCTTCCGATCCTTCTTCAGTTTCCAAAAATTCGGAACCGGAATCAGACAAAAATGAAACATCAGACTGCgccgggagtccattttttgcagccaacGCAAGCTCTCAGGCCtcagcaatttcggcatcaacgtcaatgataccagctttggcctctttcaaggtttttctcctcatgctatacataaaattagttttttcaacaatgaggaaaGCTGTtcggcgcttaagttcttctttaagttgaGTAACCTCGGCAAAAAAGTTTTCCCGAGCGAatatagcagatttgaggctgacgtcgagctcgcggacagttgaactaaagagcctattttGCTCAATATTTTTCTTGTACTTCTCTTCCAGCTGGGCATGTTTTACCTCCACGGTAacaagctcttcacttttggagttcaaggctacctccaagttaatcactctttcaacGGAGGTAGTCTCAGAGTCGGTTGCAGTAACAACGACGTTCTGGACAtctgcccatttggccttggcctcaTCAAATTTAACCCTTAGCGGcctaatttcttggctaagggttaccacttcttgctctcTTTGCTGCATACGAGCCTCCAAAACAGCAACCTCAGTAGCTCTGATTTTCAGTTCCGAGAGGCAGAGAACATTCTGGTCTCGTTAAGCCAAAAGCTAATTCCGTTCATAAGTAAGTTTTTCCTTCttacgaatcaacctttgaaggctcTCAGAAGCAAGAtagttggcctacaaaacaaaaagaagtaagacttagaatacattcatatTAAAGTAGAAGAAGTAACGAATGAAGAAAAGAACATATCGATGCGGCATTGTGCATGgtattgttcaacaagcactctcttgagagtgcctgaatcttttcccagtccTTTTCTAAAgacaaaggcttcagataattagcaagctccaccggtcgGGATAACAAGTTGCACccagtagagaccgaaagagtaacgttcctccttCTTTGTGGATATTCAGAAGGGGCGGcataatttttccccaaattcccatgaactggggactgtggaagaggaataccttcttcatggtcatGTACGGCTGATGGAGGTGATGTAGCAATTgttggtggaagagtggatgaagatagAAGTGACATAACAGTTGCTCGTGTTGGTAAAATCGGAGATtgagctgatggagttgaagaatgAGAAGCAACTACATCAAATGTAGTGCTGGTTGTTGAATgttcgccaaccaaagacggcaaggaCCCGGTACTCGGCCCCGCAGCACCAATTATAGTATTTGGAGCCCGAAAATGGGAGTTGTCATATTCCACTAAATCATATCTCTCAAAAGTGCTGAGACATCGCCTTCAGTTGGTGCAATTAtttcaacaggtcgagcatcatgttgagatgatgaggatcattGCCTTCTATGTAAAGacgctccctcatcactagcttcttcatcatcatctatCCTCACAGTATCTATGACCGACccagaaggaggaccagtcatcatcgccaccggagatgactcggggcaGCAATCTTTGCCCTTCTATTATTTTCCCCGACCgcggaggaacgtcttctctttgtttgtttatccTCCGGTCGGGGACTCCGTAAATATTTGCACCTGAAAcaggcccggagatacctgtttgagtaagtgcttcctgaagcagcctcgctgcatcagcatGATTAGCCAGAACGTCCTCATCGGGGACAACAACAGAGCCCACATATAGACTTAATTAAATGGACAAAGTCAGaaggttcaaccaagttcttcatatgcaaaaatggaagcaaggtaaattagagttaccatgatttttggctttcCACTCGTATTTAAGGGCTAGTTCTTTCCACGAACGAGTTTCGGGCATTGTGACGTCCAAAACCCATCGGTTCAAACTTTTCACTACCGTGGGAGCCATCGAATTCCTGAAATATGCGAAGGGTGAAGAGATGATACGGCCATAGAAGAATATCTAGTAAGAGTTATATTATACAAAGAACTTACGAGTGCAgttccaagcaaccggaaaggatgaagccgttgtcggaatgatgtcATTGGTGGCCACTGCAACAAACCGTTCCATctacccacggtcgttgtcatcatccatgctagacaataaAGCATGGTGTCCACGCTTGcaaaaggtttatcattcccccgcagaagattttgggggaatagagattcatcatatgagctaaggttagatCCTCTCCAGTTTTTTGGCACAAGTGTCGGAGGCAAGCAATCGTCCTCCACAccgaaggacttacctgtgccaaaaaTACCTAGTAGCGGAgacaaaactccgcaatcacggaatcaagaTCTCCGCTCAAataaaacgcacccaaagtaaatggATACGTGAAAATGTATGTAAAACCTTCCATGGGAAGGGTCACTAGCTTTGATAGATCAGGAGCGATAATTTCCAATTCATTACAATGACAGTCCTTCTTCACAGTAGGAATATTGGAAGGACAAATGGatgaagggtacctactaacatcCCATGTATGAGGATTAGCACAACTTcacggtaacacaaagttatgtcaccggaaagcagggggactatctgtatagggtaaaatatgatatgacacgtggctgGCTAAAAGGAGGACACATGGAATCCAAGATGTGATGGTTGAGGACCGAACGCATCCACTGcgcttgtcaccggaacggataacgttcataaaagtgtattaaatgctctgcgcccggtaacatttaataaggaatattcaACAGCATTAAAAGCGACGGTCCgctacagagaatttggcatttatacatcttcatcaatgaccctcataattggcattaaaggagagcatgatcctaggaccttttcCCCTAGGtctagctataaatagtgagctcagttaccatTGTAAGGGGGATGGATTTTCTTCCAAGAACATATAATATATTCTACACAAAggtttatacaattttactttcttgcttttagatctcatcattgctgtgttcGGAAACCGTGTTCACGGAAGCatcatctttgctatttcatttacattctaaggctaagtattgtgtatttctttaattattatattatttcaggatcaaattaattcacttgtctagaaatcacgtataaattcaactgtaccgttttacgggtaaacagttacacattcttcaatgaccctcataattatCATTAAAGAGGACCTTATTCCCTAGGTGTAACTATAAATATTGAGCTCTATCATCATTGTAAGGAGACAAATTTTCTGTCAAGCATATACCATACTTCATCAacaactcaaataatattttactttctgGCTTATTTCCACTGTTCTTATTGCTCCCAGTAGCTCTGCACCCGGAACTAAGATATCTATCATTTATTCCAATTTTAAGGTTAAATCTTATATTTAtgtctaattcatctattatttttagatcaaattaattcacttatctataaACCAAGTATAAATTTAACTTTACCGTTTTACGGGcaaataatttggcgcccaccgtggggcataaACAGTTGTGTAATTGAATCGATTCatgcatctattactaacttgtttgattctaTCAGCCTCAACACGAAGATTCTATCAGCGATACCCGCAACAAGGGGAACGAGGCCACGGCGGCCCACAGCGGCCGATATTCGCGACATGTTCGGGAGGCGAATCTTGATGATGCTAAAGAAAAGCACGTCGTCGAGGTAGTCagggtcttgcaagagcaacaagAGGCCATTATAGGCCATCTCACATGACAGGATAAGGTCATGACGGAGCTGAAGCAGGCGTTGTCGGGCGCTTCCAAAAACGCAAATGGATGAGGTCCAGTTCTTCCCGGTgttcccgcaaatcaaacaatgcagagggtcaacaacaataacccaagGGCGAGGTCAGCTCCGATAGGGCCAGAGGGAACGGATCCAGTCACAACAACAAGAGTGTTCCCTTTAAAATCAAACTCATGCGGTTTGAGAGGGAAGTAAACATCCGAATAGATCAAATTCTGGGTGCACCACCAGTGCTAAAAGGGTCGAACTCAAAGAAGTACATGCAATTGCCGTACAAACCAAACGCGGCACTAGAATTGATTCTGAAGCGATTTAAAATGCAGACGTGTTGAAGTATGATAGGACTTCAGATCCTCAGGAgcatatcaccacctatacaacgacggtaaaggggaacgatttagctccccatgagattgagttagttttgctgaagaaatttagGGAGACTCTTACGAAGGGAGCCCTAACATGGTATTCACTTtttcccgagcattccatagactccATTGAGATGCCCGCAGACTCTTTTATCAAAGCCCATGCCAGGGCCAGAAAGGTATAGGCCCGAAAGGTCGATATATTcaggattgcacaaggagagtccaAGTTGCTTTGGGAGTTTGTAACCAgattccagaaggaaaggatgttactACCGGCCATACCGGACGAATGGgtggctgaagcattcaccaaaggtctGAATCCGAGAAGCTCTGACGCTTCccaaaaattgaaagaaagtttgcTCGAGTTCCTGGAAACAACTTGGGcggatgttcacaaccggtatAAATCAAAGATAAGAATTAAAGACGGCCAACTCGGTTTCCCAGTGTGGGCCAGGGGTCGGGACCgggagaagaataagaagaaatcGAAAGATGATTTCAAAACAGATTGACGATCTTCTAGGAGTTGGTTTTTGTTCTATGAACAAGCCGAAGAATGCGGTAGAGGTTTTCGATCGCTGGATAGATTCGCTACTGATAGGAGAACTGATCGCGGCCGAAATAATAGGTCGTAAGAGGATAAGGAAACGTCAGGTCCTCGAGATTCTTCCTACCCCAGGCTTCccaaatacaacttcaacgtcagcgTAGTGGAGCTGGCGTCGGCCATGAAAAATATTAAAGAAGCACAGTTCCCTAAGCTAATGAGATCTGATCCcaaccaaagggatcctaacttgTGGTGCGAATACCATGGGACAAACAGTCACCAGATTGTGGACTGCGGGCATATGCGTGAAGAGGTGGCGGCATTACTGAAAAACGGCCATCTCAGGGAATGTTTAAGTGAACGGGCTAAGAACAACTATGGTTGTAATCGTGATAATGTAGAGCCTTCAAAAGCAGGAGAAGCTCCCCCGCGCCTGATAATCAAAATGATTttcggggggaacgagattaacggggttACATTCTTGGCGGCAAAAAAGACA contains:
- the LOC138907015 gene encoding uncharacterized protein yields the protein MKNIKEAQFPKLMRSDPNQRDPNLWCEYHGTNSHQIVDCGHMREEVAALLKNGHLRECLSERAKNNYGCNRDNVEPSKAGEAPPRLIIKMIFGGNEINGVTFLAAKKTKVLVTHNKRLREVAEDDITFTEEDVNRLFLPHNDVLVIYLNVLDLKIKRVLVDPGSLDNIIQWSVLEQAKLTGSIITFTKLLVGFNLPSVTTR